From the genome of Streptomyces sp. NBC_01317, one region includes:
- a CDS encoding rhomboid family intramembrane serine protease, producing the protein MEAAVTTCYRHPKYECYVRCTRCDRYICPDCMREAAVGHHCVECVREGQRSVRQARTVFGGRVSGVSAPVVTITLIVINVLVYLGELARPDLVDRFGMLGAASVGPDGAWYLYGPEFPELRTVGVVDGEWYRLVTGAFLHKSPADGTFWIMHIVFNMFSLWTLGRFAEEQLGRARYLTVYLLSAVGSSVLVYLISPQDTTVGASGALFGLAAAFYVTHRRLGHDMAPVNRLMAGFLIWMVISAGFTSWEGHLGGLLTGGAVTLALAYSPAKHRTALQVAAGAGTLAVLLVLVVLKTSALTGGAV; encoded by the coding sequence ATGGAGGCCGCTGTTACCACGTGCTACCGCCATCCCAAGTACGAGTGCTACGTGCGCTGTACGCGGTGCGACCGGTACATATGCCCGGACTGCATGCGGGAGGCGGCGGTCGGCCACCACTGTGTGGAGTGCGTGCGGGAGGGGCAGCGGTCGGTCAGGCAGGCGCGGACCGTGTTCGGCGGGCGGGTGTCCGGGGTCTCCGCCCCGGTGGTGACGATCACGCTGATCGTGATCAACGTCCTCGTCTATCTCGGGGAGTTGGCGCGGCCCGATCTTGTCGACCGGTTCGGCATGCTGGGCGCGGCGAGCGTGGGCCCGGACGGGGCGTGGTACCTGTACGGGCCGGAGTTCCCCGAGTTGAGAACGGTGGGGGTGGTCGACGGTGAGTGGTACCGGCTCGTCACCGGCGCCTTCCTGCACAAGTCCCCGGCCGACGGCACCTTCTGGATCATGCACATCGTCTTCAACATGTTCTCTCTGTGGACGCTGGGCCGCTTCGCGGAGGAACAGCTGGGCCGGGCCCGGTATCTGACGGTGTATCTGCTGTCGGCGGTGGGCAGTTCCGTGCTGGTGTACCTGATCTCACCCCAGGACACGACGGTGGGTGCCTCGGGCGCGCTGTTCGGGCTCGCGGCGGCCTTCTACGTCACCCACCGCAGGCTGGGCCACGACATGGCCCCCGTGAACCGCCTCATGGCCGGGTTCCTGATCTGGATGGTGATCTCCGCCGGATTCACCTCGTGGGAAGGCCACTTGGGCGGCCTGCTGACGGGCGGCGCGGTGACACTCGCCCTCGCGTACAGCCCGGCGAAACACCGGACCGCGCTCCAGGTGGCGGCCGGCGCCGGCACGCTGGCGGTGCTGCTCGTCCTGGTGGTGCTGAAGACGTCCGCGCTGACCGGCGGGGCGGTGTAG
- a CDS encoding vWA domain-containing protein, with protein MGSAISLRKVEDTAPALVSLYKSAAVSLDKHGLGDQRAAVYLVLDHSGSMRDYYKDGSVQALAERVLGLSAHLDDDGTVPIVVFSTDIDAEADISLANHVGRVDEIVGTLGHMGRTNYHLAMDAVIDHHLAGGATVPALVIFQTDGGPTSKLAAERYLCKAAGLPIFWQFIGFGDPRGRQFDFLRRLDELAVPAKRRVDNAGFFPAGRNPRRVADSTLYDRLLGEFPQWLRRARELGIVA; from the coding sequence ATGGGTTCCGCGATCAGTCTCCGCAAGGTGGAGGACACCGCGCCCGCGCTGGTCAGCCTCTACAAGAGCGCCGCGGTCTCCCTGGACAAACACGGCCTCGGTGACCAGCGCGCCGCCGTCTACCTGGTCCTCGACCACTCCGGCTCCATGCGGGACTACTACAAGGACGGCAGTGTCCAGGCCCTGGCGGAGCGGGTCCTCGGCCTCTCCGCGCACCTGGACGACGACGGCACCGTCCCGATCGTCGTCTTCTCCACGGACATAGACGCCGAGGCCGACATCTCGCTCGCGAACCACGTCGGCCGGGTGGACGAGATCGTCGGGACGCTGGGGCACATGGGCCGCACCAACTACCACCTGGCGATGGACGCGGTGATCGACCACCATCTGGCCGGCGGTGCCACCGTCCCGGCGCTCGTGATCTTCCAGACGGACGGGGGGCCGACCAGCAAGCTCGCCGCCGAGCGGTACCTCTGCAAGGCCGCCGGCCTGCCGATCTTCTGGCAGTTCATCGGCTTCGGCGATCCGCGCGGCCGGCAGTTCGACTTCCTGCGCAGGCTCGACGAGCTCGCCGTCCCGGCGAAGCGGCGGGTCGACAACGCCGGGTTCTTCCCCGCCGGCAGGAATCCCCGCCGGGTCGCGGACTCCACCCTGTACGACCGCCTGCTCGGCGAGTTCCCCCAATGGCTGCGCCGGGCGCGGGAGTTGGGGATCGTGGCATGA
- a CDS encoding HutD/Ves family protein, with translation MTPCVLRAARRTVVPWKNGGGVTREIAAGPEGAGTGGFDWRVSLAEVGADGPFSVFPGVERILTLVEGDGMELTVGGRRRLVGERFVPQVFPGDVPAGCVLLGGPVVNLNVMYRRDRAAARVEVVRGRLTDPVRIGAPEVGETVLVVALEGAAALGDLDLGAYDAVVLGRGAGPARLRTEGRAAVVVLRAAR, from the coding sequence ATGACGCCCTGCGTGCTGCGGGCCGCGCGGCGGACGGTGGTGCCGTGGAAGAACGGGGGTGGGGTCACCCGGGAGATCGCGGCCGGCCCCGAGGGCGCCGGGACGGGCGGGTTCGACTGGCGGGTCAGTCTTGCCGAGGTGGGGGCGGACGGGCCGTTCTCGGTGTTTCCCGGCGTCGAGCGGATTCTGACGCTCGTCGAGGGGGACGGTATGGAGCTGACCGTCGGCGGGCGGCGGCGGCTGGTCGGGGAGCGGTTCGTGCCGCAGGTGTTTCCCGGTGACGTGCCGGCCGGCTGTGTGCTGCTCGGGGGGCCGGTGGTCAACCTCAACGTCATGTACCGCAGGGACCGCGCGGCGGCCCGGGTGGAGGTCGTACGGGGGCGGCTCACCGATCCCGTGCGGATCGGCGCCCCGGAGGTGGGCGAGACCGTCCTCGTCGTCGCGCTGGAGGGGGCCGCCGCACTCGGTGACCTCGACCTCGGGGCGTACGACGCCGTGGTGCTCGGGCGGGGGGCCGGTCCCGCGCGTCTCAGGACCGAGGGGCGGGCCGCCGTGGTGGTGCTGCGGGCGGCGAGGTGA
- a CDS encoding cold-shock protein produces the protein MATGTVKWFNSEKGFGFIEQDGGGADVFAHYSNIATQGFRELQEGQKVSFDVTQGQKGPQAENIVPA, from the coding sequence ATGGCTACTGGCACCGTGAAGTGGTTCAACAGCGAAAAGGGCTTCGGCTTCATCGAGCAGGACGGCGGCGGCGCCGACGTCTTCGCCCACTACTCGAACATCGCCACCCAGGGGTTCCGTGAGCTCCAGGAGGGCCAGAAGGTCTCGTTCGACGTCACGCAGGGCCAGAAGGGCCCGCAGGCGGAGAACATCGTCCCGGCCTAG
- a CDS encoding DEAD/DEAH box helicase: MTRPERQDRAARPAGKRPVNSRGQGSARGAAKAPARRTPARPQEFTLPETLTPALPAVEAFDELDMPAGLLKTLTAQGVTEPFPIQGATLPNSLAGRDILGRGRTGSGKTLAFGLALLARLAGRHAEPKAPLAMVLVPTRELAQQVTDALTPYATAVNLKMATVVGGMSITKQSGQLRRGAEVLVATPGRLKDLIERGDCRLDQVDITVLDEADQMADMGFMPQVTALLKQVRPDGQRMLFSATLDKNIDRLVRQYLTDPVVHSVDPSQGAVTTMEHHVLYVLDETDKKAVTTRIAARDGRVLLFLDTKRSVDRLVKRLLASGVRAAGLHGGRSQPQRNRTLDQFKTGQVTALVATNVAARGIHVDDLDLVVNVDPPVDHKDYLHRGGRTARAGESGSVVTLVLPEQRREMTRLMSDAGIDPKSARIKSTDEELAQLTGAREPSGVAVVIEVPQPVVQQKQKPRTARPARSGSRGAGRTTAGGGARAAAGGTGGARTGAGGGGAGSGARTGGGARTGGGTGAGAGNGGRGRRGRGGGGAGGEGGGRRTAA, from the coding sequence ATGACTCGCCCCGAGCGGCAGGACCGTGCTGCCAGACCTGCCGGCAAACGCCCGGTGAATTCACGTGGACAAGGCTCCGCGCGCGGTGCGGCGAAGGCCCCGGCCCGCCGCACCCCCGCCCGCCCCCAGGAATTCACTCTGCCGGAGACCCTTACCCCCGCACTGCCTGCCGTCGAGGCGTTCGACGAGCTCGACATGCCCGCCGGGCTGCTCAAGACCCTCACCGCCCAGGGCGTGACGGAACCGTTCCCGATCCAGGGCGCGACCCTGCCCAATTCCCTCGCGGGCCGTGACATCCTCGGCCGCGGACGGACCGGGTCCGGCAAGACCCTCGCCTTCGGACTCGCGCTCCTCGCCCGCCTCGCGGGCCGCCACGCCGAGCCCAAGGCCCCCCTCGCCATGGTCCTCGTACCCACGCGTGAGCTGGCCCAGCAGGTGACCGACGCGCTCACCCCGTACGCCACCGCCGTGAACCTGAAGATGGCCACGGTCGTCGGCGGCATGTCGATCACCAAGCAGTCCGGACAGCTGCGGCGCGGCGCCGAGGTGCTCGTCGCCACCCCCGGCCGGCTCAAGGACCTGATCGAGCGCGGCGACTGCCGGCTCGACCAGGTGGACATCACCGTCCTCGACGAGGCCGACCAGATGGCCGACATGGGGTTCATGCCCCAGGTCACCGCCCTGCTCAAGCAGGTGCGGCCCGACGGCCAGCGCATGCTGTTCTCCGCGACGCTGGACAAGAACATCGACCGGCTCGTACGGCAGTACCTGACCGACCCCGTCGTGCACTCCGTCGACCCCTCGCAGGGCGCGGTCACCACGATGGAGCACCACGTGCTGTACGTCCTGGACGAGACGGACAAGAAGGCCGTCACGACCAGGATCGCGGCCCGCGACGGCCGGGTGCTGCTCTTCCTGGACACCAAGCGCTCCGTGGACCGGCTGGTCAAGCGCCTGCTGGCCAGCGGCGTACGGGCGGCAGGGCTGCACGGCGGCCGTTCGCAGCCGCAGCGCAACCGCACGCTCGACCAGTTCAAGACCGGTCAGGTCACCGCCCTCGTGGCGACCAACGTGGCGGCCCGCGGCATCCACGTCGACGACCTCGACCTCGTCGTGAACGTCGACCCGCCCGTCGACCACAAGGACTACCTGCACCGCGGCGGACGCACCGCCCGCGCGGGGGAGTCCGGCAGCGTCGTGACGCTCGTCCTGCCCGAGCAGCGGCGGGAGATGACCCGGCTGATGTCCGACGCGGGCATCGACCCCAAGTCGGCCAGGATCAAGTCCACCGACGAGGAGCTGGCGCAGCTCACCGGCGCGCGGGAACCCTCCGGGGTGGCCGTCGTCATAGAGGTGCCCCAGCCGGTGGTCCAGCAGAAGCAGAAGCCGCGCACCGCACGCCCCGCACGGTCGGGGTCGCGGGGTGCCGGACGTACCACCGCCGGGGGCGGCGCCCGCGCCGCCGCGGGCGGCACCGGAGGCGCGCGTACGGGCGCCGGCGGCGGGGGTGCCGGAAGCGGCGCCCGCACCGGCGGAGGCGCCAGGACCGGCGGCGGTACGGGCGCGGGGGCCGGCAACGGCGGCCGTGGCCGGCGCGGCCGGGGTGGCGGCGGAGCGGGCGGCGAGGGCGGCGGTCGCCGCACGGCTGCCTGA
- a CDS encoding ribonuclease domain-containing protein, producing the protein MRIPPRIAALGSVVALASTLLVGTAALTASAAPSAVGSICYGSLPSQARTTLSLIARGGPFPYSQDGAVFQNRERLLPLQASSYYHEYTVVTPGSSDRGARRIVTGKKVDEDYYTSNHYASFSLVNYGC; encoded by the coding sequence ATGCGAATTCCCCCACGTATCGCCGCCCTGGGCTCCGTCGTAGCCCTCGCCTCCACCCTCCTGGTCGGCACCGCCGCCCTCACCGCGTCCGCGGCGCCCAGCGCCGTCGGCAGCATCTGCTACGGCAGCCTGCCGTCGCAGGCCCGTACGACCCTCAGCCTCATCGCCCGTGGCGGGCCGTTCCCGTACTCCCAGGACGGTGCCGTCTTCCAGAACCGCGAGCGTCTGCTCCCCCTCCAGGCGTCCAGCTACTACCACGAGTACACCGTCGTGACCCCCGGCTCCTCCGACCGGGGTGCCCGCCGCATCGTCACCGGCAAGAAGGTCGACGAGGACTACTACACGTCCAACCACTACGCCTCGTTCTCGCTCGTCAACTACGGCTGCTGA
- a CDS encoding barstar family protein, giving the protein MTVTYVIDGAEVTGLDSFWRVIGAAVNGPGGYFGSNLDALVDCLRGGFGTPDDRDFAFEWRAHDVSRARLDEAAAGTGRSVFGELAEIIEEGAPGGLRLL; this is encoded by the coding sequence ATGACCGTGACTTATGTGATCGACGGGGCGGAGGTCACCGGCCTGGACAGCTTCTGGCGGGTGATCGGCGCCGCCGTGAACGGACCCGGCGGGTACTTCGGGAGCAATCTCGACGCGCTCGTGGACTGCCTGCGCGGTGGGTTCGGCACACCCGACGACCGTGACTTCGCCTTCGAGTGGCGCGCGCACGACGTCTCGCGCGCGCGGCTGGACGAGGCGGCCGCCGGTACGGGGCGCTCGGTCTTCGGTGAACTCGCCGAGATCATCGAGGAGGGCGCGCCGGGAGGGCTGCGGCTTCTCTGA
- a CDS encoding winged helix-turn-helix transcriptional regulator has protein sequence MTGVHPVCTRFHTAIELIGTRWTGAVLRALFTGQHRYGQIKAAIPGVSDTMLAQRLRALQEDELIERRVLATTPVQVEYHLTQRGRELEPVLESVIAWSHKWIPLPDGTEAGKNTTRGRQA, from the coding sequence ATGACCGGCGTCCACCCGGTGTGCACGCGCTTCCACACGGCGATCGAGCTGATCGGCACCCGGTGGACCGGCGCGGTCCTGCGCGCCCTGTTCACCGGGCAGCACCGGTACGGGCAGATCAAGGCGGCGATCCCGGGCGTCAGCGACACCATGCTGGCGCAGCGGCTGCGCGCGCTCCAGGAGGACGAGCTGATCGAGCGCCGGGTGCTGGCCACCACACCGGTCCAGGTCGAGTACCACCTCACGCAGAGGGGACGCGAACTGGAACCGGTGCTGGAGTCGGTCATCGCCTGGTCGCACAAGTGGATCCCGCTGCCGGACGGCACGGAAGCGGGCAAGAACACGACCCGAGGCCGCCAGGCCTGA
- a CDS encoding NADPH-dependent FMN reductase, with protein sequence MAHLKIIVASTRPGRIGLTIGQWVDAEAREHGGFEDIELIDLAEVNLPFMNEPHHPRLGQYTHQHTRDWSAKIAEGDAFVFVMPEYNYGYNAELKNALDYLHNEWHHKPVGLVSYGGVAAGTRAAQMIKQVVTTLRMTPLFEAVAIPFAHQFLTEDGGLAANDAMTGSAKAMFDELKRVSEALRPLRAPQPAAVKP encoded by the coding sequence GTGGCGCACCTGAAGATCATCGTGGCGAGCACCAGGCCCGGCCGGATCGGCCTGACCATCGGGCAGTGGGTCGACGCGGAAGCGCGCGAGCACGGTGGTTTCGAGGACATCGAGCTGATAGACCTCGCCGAGGTGAACCTGCCGTTCATGAACGAACCGCACCACCCGCGGCTGGGGCAGTACACCCACCAGCACACCCGCGACTGGAGCGCCAAGATCGCCGAGGGCGACGCCTTCGTGTTCGTCATGCCGGAGTACAACTACGGCTACAACGCGGAGCTGAAGAACGCCCTCGACTACCTGCACAACGAGTGGCACCACAAGCCGGTCGGCCTCGTCAGCTACGGCGGCGTCGCCGCGGGCACCCGGGCGGCCCAGATGATCAAGCAGGTCGTCACCACGCTCCGGATGACCCCGCTGTTCGAGGCGGTCGCCATCCCCTTCGCCCACCAGTTCCTCACCGAGGACGGGGGCCTGGCGGCCAACGACGCCATGACCGGGTCGGCGAAGGCGATGTTCGACGAGCTCAAGCGGGTCAGTGAGGCGCTGCGCCCGCTGCGCGCGCCCCAGCCGGCGGCCGTGAAGCCATGA
- a CDS encoding ankyrin repeat domain-containing protein — protein sequence MTNEPTAGAPGLFEAVIGGADDTVVRLLRAGVPAEAADGDGMSALYLAAVSDEPGLVRLLLTAGADPERGSGPDGGDLPLCGAACGGHTEVVRALLAGGARPDRREAFGFTALAWTAVQGFPDTAEALLEHGADPDLPGPGDEPPLVLAARRGSPSTTRVLLRYGAGAQEAGVQDAALAEARRWTALDVEREVRDGLLRAYGDGYESVVRRITEDGSETVVVELLRDGVPVAGQEQQTGHAAVATLLEAELGIVTPYEELAGRALRCGDPGRDDWTEAAAALWRRGDEETFLAASAWCAGDDPLRQAFGADVLAGLGGAGADVAGGADRFTPRVVPLLRELSRGATETELVRAVVTGLGHQGDPDALPEILRHTGHQDAEVRRRAASALTGLVPDGHRDAVWALVLLSGDTDASVRKAAVRALAGVADHTPALREALAARLADTETDTVAEAAHGLAVRQDPRAVEALARILADEDAGGGARRTALDAVRYVPEGPERRRLERTLPRRH from the coding sequence ATGACGAATGAGCCGACGGCGGGTGCTCCTGGCCTGTTCGAGGCGGTGATCGGCGGCGCGGACGACACCGTCGTCCGTCTGCTGCGCGCGGGCGTACCCGCCGAGGCGGCCGACGGGGACGGCATGAGCGCCCTCTATCTCGCGGCCGTCAGCGACGAACCGGGCCTGGTACGGCTGCTCCTCACCGCCGGCGCCGACCCGGAGCGCGGCAGCGGCCCCGACGGCGGGGACCTGCCCCTGTGCGGCGCGGCCTGCGGCGGGCACACCGAGGTGGTACGGGCGCTGCTCGCCGGGGGCGCGCGGCCCGACCGGCGGGAGGCGTTCGGCTTCACCGCCCTCGCCTGGACCGCCGTCCAGGGGTTCCCCGACACGGCGGAGGCCCTGTTGGAGCACGGCGCGGACCCGGATCTCCCGGGCCCCGGCGACGAACCGCCGCTGGTCCTCGCGGCCCGCCGCGGCTCCCCCTCGACCACCCGGGTCCTGCTGCGGTACGGCGCGGGCGCCCAGGAAGCGGGCGTACAGGACGCGGCCCTCGCCGAGGCGCGCCGCTGGACGGCGCTCGACGTGGAGCGGGAGGTGCGCGACGGGCTGCTGCGCGCGTACGGCGACGGATACGAGAGCGTGGTGCGCCGGATCACGGAGGACGGCTCCGAGACCGTGGTGGTCGAACTGCTGCGCGACGGCGTGCCGGTGGCGGGCCAGGAGCAGCAGACGGGGCACGCCGCCGTCGCCACGCTCCTGGAGGCCGAACTGGGGATCGTCACACCGTACGAGGAGCTGGCGGGCCGGGCGCTGCGCTGCGGGGACCCCGGCCGGGACGACTGGACGGAAGCGGCGGCGGCGCTGTGGCGGCGCGGCGATGAGGAAACGTTTCTGGCGGCGTCCGCGTGGTGCGCGGGCGACGATCCGCTGCGGCAGGCGTTCGGGGCGGACGTCCTGGCGGGGCTGGGCGGGGCGGGCGCCGACGTGGCGGGAGGCGCGGACCGGTTCACCCCCCGGGTGGTCCCGCTGCTGCGGGAGCTGTCACGCGGGGCGACGGAGACGGAGCTGGTCCGCGCGGTCGTGACGGGGCTCGGGCACCAGGGTGATCCAGACGCGCTGCCGGAGATCCTGCGCCACACGGGCCACCAGGACGCGGAGGTACGGCGGCGGGCGGCGTCGGCCCTGACCGGGCTCGTACCGGACGGCCATCGGGACGCGGTGTGGGCGCTTGTCCTGCTGAGCGGCGACACGGACGCCTCCGTACGGAAGGCGGCGGTCCGGGCCCTGGCGGGTGTGGCGGACCACACACCCGCCCTGCGGGAGGCGCTGGCGGCCCGGCTGGCGGACACGGAGACGGACACGGTCGCCGAGGCGGCGCACGGTCTGGCGGTACGTCAGGACCCGCGCGCCGTCGAGGCGTTGGCACGGATCCTGGCGGACGAGGACGCGGGCGGCGGCGCGCGCCGGACGGCTCTGGACGCGGTGCGGTACGTACCGGAGGGGCCGGAGCGGCGGCGCCTGGAACGGACACTCCCCCGGCGCCACTGA
- a CDS encoding S1 family peptidase: MNQLVRAFKRCAAAGAVILAAVSLQPSSASASPLPAPEARTAAVAAVAPPVVGGTRAAQGEFPFMVRLSMGCGGALYSPTIVLTAAHCVSGSGNNTSITATAGVVDLNSTSAIKVRSTKVLQAPGYNGAGKDWALIKLASAINLPTLKIATTTQYNTGNFTIAGWGGATEGGAQQRYLLKATVPFVSDSVCNGPSSYDGDVIASQEICAGFAQGGTDTCQGDSGGPMFRKDNAGAFVQVGIVSWGNGCARPNYYGVYTEVSTFASAIASAAAGL; encoded by the coding sequence ATGAACCAGCTCGTGCGTGCCTTCAAGAGATGCGCCGCCGCCGGTGCCGTCATCCTCGCGGCCGTCAGCCTCCAGCCCTCCTCCGCCTCCGCGTCGCCCCTGCCGGCCCCGGAGGCCCGTACCGCGGCCGTCGCGGCCGTCGCGCCCCCCGTCGTCGGCGGCACCCGCGCCGCACAGGGCGAATTCCCCTTCATGGTCCGGCTCTCCATGGGCTGTGGCGGCGCGCTGTACTCCCCGACCATCGTCCTCACCGCCGCGCACTGCGTGAGCGGCTCGGGCAACAACACCAGCATCACCGCCACCGCCGGTGTCGTCGACCTGAACAGCACCAGCGCGATCAAGGTCAGGTCCACCAAGGTCCTCCAGGCCCCCGGTTACAACGGCGCGGGCAAGGACTGGGCGCTGATCAAGCTCGCCTCCGCGATCAACCTGCCGACCCTCAAGATCGCCACGACCACGCAGTACAACACCGGCAACTTCACCATCGCGGGCTGGGGCGGGGCGACCGAGGGCGGCGCCCAGCAGCGCTACCTCCTCAAGGCGACCGTCCCGTTCGTCTCCGACTCCGTGTGCAACGGGCCGTCCTCGTACGACGGTGACGTCATAGCCTCTCAGGAGATCTGCGCCGGCTTCGCCCAGGGCGGCACCGACACCTGCCAGGGCGACTCGGGCGGCCCCATGTTCCGCAAGGACAACGCGGGCGCCTTTGTCCAGGTCGGCATCGTCAGCTGGGGCAACGGCTGCGCGCGGCCGAACTACTACGGCGTGTACACCGAGGTCTCCACCTTCGCCTCCGCGATCGCCTCGGCGGCGGCCGGTCTCTGA
- a CDS encoding chorismate mutase: MTTSNTGVDETVRAELNRLRESIDNIDAAVVHMLAERFKCTQQVGVLKAEHHLPPADPARESRQITRLRQLAESARLDPAFAEKLLNFIIAEVIRHHETIADEVTQTASGGDVE; this comes from the coding sequence ATGACCACGAGCAACACCGGCGTCGACGAGACCGTACGCGCCGAACTGAACCGCCTCCGCGAGAGCATCGACAACATCGACGCGGCCGTCGTCCACATGCTGGCCGAGCGCTTCAAGTGCACCCAGCAGGTCGGTGTCCTCAAGGCCGAGCATCATCTCCCACCGGCCGACCCGGCCCGCGAGTCCCGCCAGATCACCCGGCTGCGGCAGCTGGCGGAGAGCGCGCGCCTGGACCCGGCCTTCGCCGAGAAGCTCCTGAACTTCATCATCGCCGAGGTGATCCGCCACCACGAGACGATCGCCGATGAGGTGACGCAGACGGCCTCGGGCGGCGACGTGGAGTGA